GTCCACATATTGTTGTGAGCAGAGATATGCAAGTGAAGAGATATGCAATGaaatatgcaataaaatatatttacttttAATAACATGCTGTTTGTGATTATTGGTTGCAGATGATGCATCGCAGAAATCAGCGGCATCAAGTAAGTTATGTACTCTGTCGCCTCCAACGTTGTCATTTGGTAAAGTGAACACATGGACTACATGTGGCGTCCCACAAAATCAACACGTAAACATATGATGGTATTGTGTAACtaagttgtttgtgtgtcagttaGTTCGCAATAAAATACATtagaaataatcaaataaacaaaagccCGGGATATGCGACACATGCCTCCCTCTAAAAAAGGTCGGTCCACAAATAATACAGTGATGACGATAATGATGGTAGTTAAACCCAAATCTATATCAGCCCACCTGAATTCATGCAGCAAGACGAATGTtgataaaaatatattatgaatatatatatacatatatatacatatattacacATAATATGAGCGTCTAAATACGTCgcgttttttaatcttttaattttCAACAGTACTAGATACAATTGTACAGTCATTAACACAGTGATCACCTCTGTTTGGTAAGTCATATACTGTACTTACTTTTTAAACATACATCTAAATTGTATAACATTAAATTATgtgatacaaaaataaataacttaatatattattattgtaaatttacaaataaacaatttCCTCAAACAACAATTCTTCATAAGCTAAACAGTATTCCTCTAAAATCTTGATCGGTTGCCTTTTTCGAACACCCCAAAGATACCTTTTTGTTAAATATGTGTGGAATTATTAGCATGTGTACTCTACATTATACACAATACATAGACACAAATGGAGACTGTATAGAAGATTCTAGTGTAAACAAGTTACCGTAATCTCCAGACAATCATTAGATAGCAGCATGCTGTTGCTAGTTGATGTATTGTGAGATAATCAGTCATTTATCAGAACTCAAAAAACTTGCTCAACAACAAATTATAAATGTACTTATTTCATTGCCTGATTCATCTCAGTtaagtgaaaaacaacaatcaaggCTTGATTCATTTTAACCTTCACATTCTGACATACATGTTTGAATCACTGCTGTATGTTGGATTAATAACCAGTTCACCTCGACTATTCTCTAAGAACAAGTAAATGATATCATCAGTGCGTCGtacattttacattatacaACAACCAGTTTTATGTAATAGTTTGCATCACAGTTACAGTGCATAATCTGTGAGGAATACATTGTGACAGCGCAAAGACCCACTCGATGTCACATCCCCATTTTTTTCAGCGACCCTGACGGtttcttcttattttctttctttggaatCTCCGTCGGATTCCTCTGATGAAGTCTGGGTCTGGGCCTCCGCTTTAGTCTGGCCCGGGGTCGTCAGCAGAACTTGCGGCGGTGTTTGCCGATTCTTGGTCAGGTCAGTTGGTCTCGCAGGGGGTTTGCTTTGCcactttgtgtctgtctgcgtgtggCGCTCCAGTTTCTGGCCCTGTCTTTGCTCCGTTGGATTGGAGCCGCGGTTACATTTATTGCAGAGATCCCTCATGTCCAGGAGTCCCTGCACCAGAATCTTGACAAATTCTGCGGAACATGTCTGCGAGCTCTCGTGGAAACTGGACACGGAGAAGATAATGTGGTCCGACTGGGGGTTGTAGCACGCTCCATATCCGTTTGGAACCACCGGCCCGTAGCTGCAGAACATCTCAACCGTAGTAGGAACCTGAGGGAAGAGCGAATCCATCAGTACTTAAGCACTAGTTTAACTAGTGTGTAGGTGAAAAGGTTGAGATAACACAATTGGGATGTGTgggttgtgtgtgttctcaAATCTGAAGTCCTCCTATTAATACCTGTTTAGTGTCACCTGCTTTGTGCCAAACAGAAACACTATAAACAAAGTGTGTGCTTGTTGTGCATATTAGTATCTCCCCAAAATGGTCTAAATACGGCACTTCCACCTTTCCGACTGTAcacttctcatttttttttgttctctgctAAAGTTGTATTGCCCCAAGCGGTTGCGGTTTACCATCCTGTTCCCATTGTATTTGGTTCCCCTGTTGTTCCTGTAACGCTGGTATTAattgttcctctcctctttctgccaCGGACAAGCCCCTGAAAAACACTGGATTCTACTTTTCCCATCACGCAACTCTTTCATTGCTCTTAGACGCCACATAGAAATAGAATGGGAGTAGAAAGAACATTGCACTGTGGGAATTTCATAAATGTTTTGTTGACAAGAAACGTCAAGTGTAGATGTATTAAGCTCCAGCGCTGCCCCTGGCCAAAAGTCCGCTGCACGGTCCCCTTTCTGGCGCCAGTGTAACATGAAAGCATGATGCAATTAGCAAACTTTCCGCTAGTTAGCTCGCCAGTTTGTTAAGTCGCTAAGTCGTTAATTATCTGGCAATGTGCTTTCCTAAGCTGTAACAAGAGTGTGTGAATGAAGCATTATGTGATATTTTACGCAATGACTATGCTTTGAAACATTACAAGTCCTCAccacagggttggtggttcgattccaggctgccccatgttccatgtcgaagtgtccctgagcaagacacctaacccctaattgctccccaggcaaaaatgtgaagccatgggtttaaagtgtaatgtaagtcgctttggataaaagcgtctgctaaatgacatgtaatgtaaatgtaatgcatAATATCACCTCAGTGTGCAACGTCCTATAAATCGGTTTAGTTCAGACGTAATTTTTTAATAAGGGATAACTTCACCGTGTTTTAAGGATATTGGGATTTTGTGATCTAATCATTAATCTCCATCTTCTAGCTAAATTTTCCTGTTTAAATGTTATGTCTCAAGCACAAGACAATAAAAAAGACTGATGACACAGACGGCAAAAGGCAACTGTTAAAAATCAGGGGCTGTTTCTGATTAAGTATAGCTTCAGTCGAATATTTTAATATCAGATAACAATACCTGACTTGTAGAGAGAATGAAGTGATTACTGATGAGATGGGCTTcgtctttgaatatttctggcTTCTCCATCTTCAGCTCATGTGCAAGTTCACGTAGTCCCAGTATGTGATTGTCTATTGCCATTCCTGTAATAGCCTGAAAAAGagaattaatacattttttatgatgttttctTTGTCAAATAAAGTCAACGTTTTGATAGAAACCTGTCTGAGGTTGGAGAATAATCACCAGAATAGTATACTTTGTTTGCGCGGATATGGCACTTTGTaacatctccatcttctccGCATCCTGGAGATACAAACAAATGAGATACAATTCATCGCTTATTAAGCTGCTCTAAACCAAGCAGAGTTGTCATGGTGGGCAGAATTAggacatcatttatttatcatttattttggaCGGTACAACATCTTACGTTTGTGCCCAGTTTCCCATCAGTCATCGCTCTGACGAAGGCCAGCGCTTCGGCTGTGGCCGAGCGGATGTTGTCGACCCGGCCCTGCTGAAAACGACGAATTGAAGCACTCTCGTAGGTTGACACCGGCCGGCCGTGACATCTGCAGAAACACGCACAGGCGAGGCCTTGTAGCTCGGTGTTGTGGGCCAATGCGACGTGAGAGAATCAGTCGTGTTTTAATCATCTCTTTCTCACCGGTAGTAAGCTAACTGAAGAGCAACCTGGATGTAGGCGTCAGGACTCATTTTCTGCTTCTTGATGAACTCTTTCCCGTAATCGTTGAACTTGTGGACATTCATGTCCAGATTGTTCACCTCTCTGATTGAATAAGGATACATCCTGTTACAGTGCAAGCCGAAAGGCATATATTCATGTTTTCGAGTCAGTCCACACCTCTGCAGTCTGTCAGCAGAAGAGGCGAGGAGTTTGTGAATGTCTGGAGTGCATTTCCAGCGGAGCCGGCGCGGTGCAGGCAGCTCGCTCACACTCGCAGCCCTGACCAGCTTTGATGGGCTGCCCATCCTGTGGTCACAGCAGAATCCTATATCAATTTGCGTGTTATTTTAAGATAGTCTTATTTGGATTTTCTGATCATATCACACAGCGGCTTCACACATCATTTCCTACATGTATTTGAGTAGATATTCTGTGCACTGCACGAGGACAATTCCTTCAAATGCTGAGTGTTCACACACAACTCCGCAGCAGCCGTCGGCCCCTACAACAAACTGACACAGTCATGCAGTTGTCAGTGGGATTTTGTGATTGAACCAAACTGCAATGCTTAATTATCTGAGATTCAATTTCATTTGCAGTGAAGaactcatttaaaaaggaaaaccacTTCATCAAAACATCATCAAAGTTCATGCTAATGACATCAGGCTTTTAATCCAATGGAGACGTCCACTCTCTATCAGGATTTCTTCCAATGTACTTTTAAAATTTGGCATTGGATTGGCTAATTACATTCACTGGCATCGTGAGATAGGAAAATGGATTTTCATCCTTAATTAGGTATATCCCTCATCCACCTGCATTCCTTGCCTCACGTCACTCTGGTTTTTGCTATTTAAAACATTAATTAAAAGTGTGCAACAATTTCAGGAGCCCAACATTAAGCGTAACACAAGCAGCTCACTGTGCACACTAACCTGCATCGGCTTGTCGTACCAGCGGTTGCCGCCGTTCTTGGCCGCTCCTCCGGCGTGCAGCATCAACGTGGCTCGCGTTGTGTCATTTAGTTCAAGCCCACTGGCGTCGTCCAGACAGACCAGACACAGGCAGCGCTCGATCATGTCCAGGGAGTCCCTGTTAGTAGACTCTATACGGTGCATATACGGGAATATCTGTTGGAGCAAATAGACTTGGAACCAGCGAGGTGCAGCTGATTTAAGAGAGTCTCGTACCTCTCATCAGCACACTGCGAGACTCGGCCC
This portion of the Gasterosteus aculeatus chromosome 6, fGasAcu3.hap1.1, whole genome shotgun sequence genome encodes:
- the chata gene encoding choline O-acetyltransferase isoform X2, with amino-acid sequence MPVLDQEPSKGLQSGDALPKLPLPALRDTLEMYLRCMKHLLTEEQFNKTQHVVQKFGAPGGVGELLQSKLMERRDKQANWVYDYWLKDMYLNNRLALPINSSPVMVFPQQHFKAPIDSLRFAAHLISGALEYKTLLDAHALPVEYARGQLAGTPLCMEQYYRLFTSYRLPGPERDTLVAQESSVMPEPEHIIVACKNQFFVLDVVINFRRLNERDLLTQLEKIARMADSKEERLPPIGLLTSDGRTEWAESRSVLMRESTNRDSLDMIERCLCLVCLDDASGLELNDTTRATLMLHAGGAAKNGGNRWYDKPMQFVVGADGCCGVVCEHSAFEGIVLVQCTEYLLKYMMGSPSKLVRAASVSELPAPRRLRWKCTPDIHKLLASSADRLQREVNNLDMNVHKFNDYGKEFIKKQKMSPDAYIQVALQLAYYRCHGRPVSTYESASIRRFQQGRVDNIRSATAEALAFVRAMTDGKLGTNDAEKMEMLQSAISAQTKYTILAITGMAIDNHILGLRELAHELKMEKPEIFKDEAHLISNHFILSTSQVPTTVEMFCSYGPVVPNGYGACYNPQSDHIIFSVSSFHESSQTCSAEFVKILVQGLLDMRDLCNKCNRGSNPTEQRQGQKLERHTQTDTKWQSKPPARPTDLTKNRQTPPQVLLTTPGQTKAEAQTQTSSEESDGDSKERK
- the chata gene encoding choline O-acetyltransferase isoform X1, with the protein product MIYHTLIKYSLFLSQFTNSANSCCQQVQLHLYAFKIRKMLELTQFCMSRTAQALPKLPLPALRDTLEMYLRCMKHLLTEEQFNKTQHVVQKFGAPGGVGELLQSKLMERRDKQANWVYDYWLKDMYLNNRLALPINSSPVMVFPQQHFKAPIDSLRFAAHLISGALEYKTLLDAHALPVEYARGQLAGTPLCMEQYYRLFTSYRLPGPERDTLVAQESSVMPEPEHIIVACKNQFFVLDVVINFRRLNERDLLTQLEKIARMADSKEERLPPIGLLTSDGRTEWAESRSVLMRESTNRDSLDMIERCLCLVCLDDASGLELNDTTRATLMLHAGGAAKNGGNRWYDKPMQFVVGADGCCGVVCEHSAFEGIVLVQCTEYLLKYMMGSPSKLVRAASVSELPAPRRLRWKCTPDIHKLLASSADRLQREVNNLDMNVHKFNDYGKEFIKKQKMSPDAYIQVALQLAYYRCHGRPVSTYESASIRRFQQGRVDNIRSATAEALAFVRAMTDGKLGTNDAEKMEMLQSAISAQTKYTILAITGMAIDNHILGLRELAHELKMEKPEIFKDEAHLISNHFILSTSQVPTTVEMFCSYGPVVPNGYGACYNPQSDHIIFSVSSFHESSQTCSAEFVKILVQGLLDMRDLCNKCNRGSNPTEQRQGQKLERHTQTDTKWQSKPPARPTDLTKNRQTPPQVLLTTPGQTKAEAQTQTSSEESDGDSKERK